In Myxococcales bacterium, a genomic segment contains:
- a CDS encoding ankyrin repeat domain-containing protein gives GFTPISLAVQIGAIEALDLLLEYGADASARDDGGLSLLMIAVNKKQIEMAKHLLQLGADVNEQLPRGGGALFIAVQKRSPAAVRLLIEHGAKVDGTEKTAAPIIFAAALRNEEIVKLLLEAGVDVNTVNQRNGFTALHRAVESGPSMVKLLLGAGAKVSVLNLDGMTPLAIAELAGNAEMISLLSTGT, from the coding sequence AGGGTTTCACTCCTATTTCGTTGGCTGTGCAGATCGGTGCAATCGAGGCTCTGGATCTTTTGCTCGAATACGGCGCCGACGCCAGCGCCCGGGACGACGGAGGCTTGAGTCTTCTAATGATTGCCGTCAACAAGAAACAGATCGAGATGGCCAAGCACCTGCTGCAGCTGGGCGCAGACGTAAACGAGCAATTGCCTCGCGGTGGCGGTGCGCTCTTCATTGCCGTGCAGAAAAGGAGTCCGGCGGCGGTGCGTCTGCTGATCGAGCATGGGGCGAAGGTCGACGGAACTGAGAAAACAGCGGCGCCAATCATTTTTGCTGCAGCGCTTCGCAACGAGGAGATTGTGAAGCTGCTACTCGAAGCCGGTGTAGACGTAAATACGGTCAACCAAAGAAACGGCTTTACCGCACTTCACCGGGCCGTGGAGTCGGGACCCTCCATGGTCAAACTCTTGCTCGGGGCGGGAGCGAAGGTCAGTGTTTTGAATCTGGACGGGATGACGCCCCTCGCGATCGCGGAACTGGCGGGCAATGCCGAGATGATCAGCCTCTTGAGCACCGGAACCTAG